A window from Deltaproteobacteria bacterium encodes these proteins:
- a CDS encoding biopolymer transporter ExbD, giving the protein MQFKIRHREVPLIEIAPLIDVVFLLLLFFMVTTQFVAAPGLQISLPEIKPGAPVTTASKVNISVTAQGDIFVASNPVAIEDLKEVLKKAAPDMASTIVILTADKNVPHGKIVSMMDILRDLGIKKMVIAARWKVEPQR; this is encoded by the coding sequence GTGCAGTTCAAGATCAGACATCGAGAGGTGCCTCTTATTGAAATTGCCCCTTTGATTGACGTGGTTTTTCTTCTCCTGCTTTTTTTCATGGTCACCACTCAATTCGTGGCCGCGCCAGGCCTCCAGATTTCCTTGCCCGAGATAAAGCCCGGCGCTCCGGTTACCACAGCGTCCAAAGTCAACATCAGCGTTACGGCTCAAGGGGACATATTTGTAGCCAGTAACCCTGTAGCCATCGAGGATTTGAAGGAAGTCTTAAAAAAGGCCGCCCCAGATATGGCTTCAACCATCGTTATCTTGACCGCTGATAAGAACGTGCCTCACGGAAAAATCGTCTCCATGATGGATATCCTGCGTGATCTGGGCATAAAAAAAATGGTTATCGCCGCCCGTTGGAA